The following are from one region of the Aspergillus chevalieri M1 DNA, chromosome 1, nearly complete sequence genome:
- a CDS encoding i-AAA protease YME1 (COG:O;~EggNog:ENOG410PFTB;~InterPro:IPR000642,IPR041569,IPR003959,IPR027417, IPR003593,IPR003960,IPR037219,IPR005936;~MEROPS:MER0002197;~PFAM:PF00004,PF01434,PF17862,PF07728;~TransMembrane:1 (i226-245o);~go_component: GO:0016020 - membrane [Evidence IEA];~go_function: GO:0004176 - ATP-dependent peptidase activity [Evidence IEA];~go_function: GO:0004222 - metalloendopeptidase activity [Evidence IEA];~go_function: GO:0005524 - ATP binding [Evidence IEA];~go_function: GO:0016887 - ATPase activity [Evidence IEA];~go_process: GO:0006508 - proteolysis [Evidence IEA]), producing the protein MAFQAPVLRPQSFATATTSGVRPLMSTFLTASPWRKLERISPLPIRQFQNSSLVSRPYSSLTPFGLNRFRQLSKVSPISRIQRRLLFGGPSYNLLAQKEKTANNNPNSANAQATFYQALLQANMPAIIIERYRSGHFATNAVTDSIYLKATQSMGGDVAAGSLAGQNQNVNTEQLQAIGQAVAARNSHGGQIGLAAKQGGTGAKESPLYVVVEESLGSAVFRWVKFLFWFGFLTYMSLILVAILVETTGVLKNIKGPQNNEAQPQQQNVRFSDVHGCDEAKDDLQELVEFLQNPERFSSLGGKLPKGVLLVGPPGTGKTLLARAVAGEAGVPFFYMSGSEFDEVYVGVGAKRVRELFSQARTKSPAIIFIDELDAIGAKRNERDAAYVKQTLNQLLTELDGFSQTEGVIIIGATNYPQLLDKALTRPGRFDRKVVVDLPDVRGRIDILRHHMKDVQVSTDVDLAVLARGTPGFSGAELENLVNQAAIKASRDHKNKVGPRDFDWAKDKIMMGAEARSRVIQDKDKLSTAYHEAGHALVAYFTQSSMPLYKITIVPRGMALGITHFLPEMDTVSRNYTEYLTDIDVSMGGRAAEELIYGADKVTSGISADIQNATNTAFNLVTRFGYSKKLGNVDLSSNYDRLSSETKQEIEAEVRRLVEEGRVRATTILTEKRHELEVLTKALIEYETLTKEEMERVLKGEKLDKLESTPSAPLMLPESLQAAPGLSNTQHPPGPGSTTGSGEAADGA; encoded by the exons ATGGCTTTCCAAGCCCCGGTTCTCAGGCCG CAAAGTTTTGCGACCGCCACTACATCGGGGGTCCGGCCTTTGATGTCAACCTTCCTCACTGCCTCACCATGGAGGAAGCTCGAGCGCATCTCTCCTCTTCCGATTAGACAGTTTCAAAACAGCTCACTCGTCTCTCGTCCCTACTCGTCGTTAACTCCGTTCGGTTTGAATCGTTTCCGTCAGCTGTCCAAGGTCAGCCCCATCTCGAGGATACAGCGAAGGCTTCTGTTCGGAGGACCGTCCTACAATCTACTGGCGCAAAAGGAAAAGACCGCAAACAACAACCCGAACAGTGCAAATGCGCAGGCTACTTTCTACCAGGCTTTGCTCCAGGCTAACATGCCGGCTATCATCATCGAACGGTATCGCAGTGGACACTTTGCCACCAACGCCGTGACCGACTCGATTTACCTCAAGGCTACGCAAAGCATGGGCGGAGACGTTGCGGCAGGATCACTCGCAGGTCAGAATCAGAATGTCAACACGGAACAACTTCAAGCAATTGGACAGGCAGTAGCCGCACGGAACAGTCACGGTGGGCAAATTGGACTCGCGGCCAAACAAGGCGGCACCGGAGCGAAAGAATCTCCGTTGTACGTTGTGGTCGAAGAGTCTCTGGGAAGTGCCGTTTTCCGCTGGGTCAAGTTCCTGTTTTGGTTTGGTTTCCTCACGTACATGTCTCTCATCTTGGTCGCCATTTTGGTTGAAACCACTGGGGTTCTGAAGAACATCAAGGGTCCGCAGAACAACGAAGCCCAGCCTCAGCAGCAGAATGTCCGGTTCAGTGATGTGCATGGATGCGACGAGGCCAAAGATGACCTTCAAGAACTAGTCGAATTTCTGCAGAACCCGGAACGATTCTCTTCGCTTGGTGGTAAGCTTCCTAAGGGTGTTCTTCTCGTTGGACCTCCTGGAACCGGAAAGACCTTGCTTGCTcgtgctgtcgctggtgaaGCTGGCGTTCCGTTTTTCTACATGTCTGGGTCGGAATTTGACGAAGTGTACGTTGGTGTGGGTGCCAAGCGTGTGCGAGAACTCTTCTCCCAGGCTCGGACCAAGTCACCTGCTATCATCTTCATTGACGAACTGGATGCCATTGGTGCCAAGCGAAACGAACGGGATGCGGCCTATGTAAAACAGACTCTGAACCAGCTGCTCACCGAGCTTGACGGCTTTTCGCAGACTGAAGGCGTGATCATTATCGGTGCGACCAACTATCCCCAACTACTGGACAAGGCTTTGACTCGACCTGGTCGATTCGACCGCAAGGTCGTCGTGGACCTTCCTGACGTTCGCGGACGGATTGATATTCTGAGGCACCATATGAAGGACGTACAAGTTAGCACGGATGTCGATCTGGCAGTTCTCGCTCGCGGTACCCCCGGTTTCTCTGGTGCGGAACTGGAGAACTTGGTAAACCAGGCTGCTATCAAGGCCAGCCGGGATCACAAGAACAAGGTTGGACCAAGGGACTTTGACTGGGCCAAGGACAAGATCATGATGGGCGCGGAAGCTCGCAGCCGGGTTATCCAGGACAAGGACAAGCTCTCCACGGCGTACCACGAGGCTGGCCATGCACTTGTTGCGTACTTTACGCAGTCGTCTATGCCGTTGTACAAGATCACTATCGTTCCCCGTGGAATGGCTTTGGGTATCACACACTTCCTGCCGGAAATGGACACAGTTTCTCGAAACTACACTGAATACCTGACCGACATTGATGTGTCGATGGGCGGTAGAGCGGCAGAAGAGCTGATCTATGGAGCTGACAAGGTGACCAGTGGAATCTCAGCG GACATCCAAAACGCCACCAATACCGCCTTCAACCTCGTAACCCGCTTCGGCTACTCCAAGAAACTCGGCAACGTCGACCTCTCCAGCAACTACGACCGCCTCTCCTCGGAAACAAAGCAAGAAATCGAAGCCGAAGTCCGCCGCCTTGTCGAAGAAGGCCGCGTCCGCGCCACAACGATCCTCACCGAAAAGCGTCACGAACTCGAAGTCCTCACCAAAGCCCTCATAGAATACGAAACCCTCACCAAAGAGGAAATGGAACGTGTCCTGAAGGGCGAGAAGCTCGATAAACTCGAATCCACACCGTCGGCTCCGCTTATGTTACCGGAGAGTTTACAAGCTGCGCCAGGGTTGTCGAACACTCAGCATCCTCCTGGGCCAGGTTCGACGACGGGGTCGGGTGAGGCTGCTGATGGAGcatag
- the MPG1 gene encoding mannose-1-phosphate guanyltransferase (COG:M;~EggNog:ENOG410PFAH;~InterPro:IPR029044,IPR005835,IPR018357,IPR001451;~PFAM:PF00483,PF12804,PF00132;~go_function: GO:0016740 - transferase activity [Evidence IEA];~go_function: GO:0016779 - nucleotidyltransferase activity [Evidence IEA];~go_process: GO:0009058 - biosynthetic process [Evidence IEA]) produces MKALILVGGFGTRLRPLTLTLPKPLVEFGNRPMILHQVESLAAAGVTDIVLAVNYRPDVMVSTLKKYEEQYNVRIEFSVESEPLGTAGPLKLAEKILGKDDSPFFVLNSDIICDYPFKELAEFHKRHGDEGTIVVTKVDEPSKYGVVVHKPHHPSRIDRFVEKPVEFVGNRINAGIYLLNPSVLNRIELRPTSIEQETFPAICKDGQLHSFDLEGFWMDVGQPKDFLSGTCLYLSSLAKRNPKLLASNSEPYVFGGNVMVDPTAKIGKNCRIGPNVTIGPNVMVGDGVRLQRCVLLENSKVKDHAWVKSTIVGWNSSVGKWSRLENVTVLGDDVTIADEVYVNGGSILPHKSIKQNIDVPAIIM; encoded by the exons ATGAAGG CTCTCATTCTTGTCGGAGGTTTTGGCACCCGTCTGCGCCCCTTG ACCTTGACGCTCCCCAAACCCCTGGTCGAGTTCGGAAACCGGCCTATGATTCTGCACCAAGTCGAGAGCTTGGCTGCTGCAGGTGTGACCGATATTGTGTTGGCAGTCAACTACCGTCCGGATGTTATGGTCTCGACCCTCAAGAAG TATGAGGAACAATACAATGTCCGTATCGAATTTTCCGTCGAATCTGAGCCCCTGGGCACCGCTGGTCCCCTGAAACTGGCCGAGAAGATCCTGGGCAAGGATGACTCGCCGTTCTTCGTCCTCAATTCCGATATCATTTGTGACTACCCCTTCAAGGAGCTCGCGGAATTCCACAAGCGTCATGGTGATGAAGGAACCATCGTCGTCACCAAGGTGGATGAACCCTCCAAGTACGGTGTCGTCGTCCACAAGCCTCACCACCCATCGCGCATCGACCGTTTCGTCGAGAAGCCGGTTGAGTTCGTCGGTAACCGAATTAACGCCGGTATCTACCTCCTGAACCCCAGTGTCCTCAACCGCATTGAACTGCGCCCGACCTCCATCGAACAAGAAACCTTCCCAGCCATCTGCAAGGACGGTCAACTCCACTCCTTCGACCTTGAAGGCTTCTGGATGGACGTTGGTCAACCTAAGGACTTCCTCAGCGGTACCTGCCTGTACCTCAGCTCTCTCGCGAAGCGCAACCCCAAGTTGCTCGCCTCCAACTCCGAGCCTTATGTTTTCGGAGGCAATGTTATGGTGGACCCGACCGCCAAGATTGGAAAGAACTGCCGCATTGGCCCGAACGTGACCATTGGACCGAATGTCATGGTGGGTGACGGCGTGCGTCTGCAGCGCTGTGTACTCCTGGAGAACAGCAAGGTCAAAGACCACGCCTGGGTGAAGTCGACCATTGTTGGCTGGAACAGCTCCGTAGGCAAGTGGTCTCGTCTGGAGAATGTCACTGTTCTCGGTGACGATGTCACCATCGCGGACGAAGTCTATGTCAACGGTGGTTCCATCTTGCCCCACAAGAGCATCAAGCAGAACATCGATG TTCCTGCCATCATCATGTAA
- the GUT1 gene encoding glycerol kinase (COG:G;~EggNog:ENOG410PFNN;~InterPro:IPR018485,IPR018484,IPR018483,IPR005999, IPR000577,IPR043129;~PFAM:PF00370,PF02782;~go_function: GO:0004370 - glycerol kinase activity [Evidence IEA];~go_function: GO:0016773 - phosphotransferase activity, alcohol group as acceptor [Evidence IEA];~go_process: GO:0005975 - carbohydrate metabolic process [Evidence IEA];~go_process: GO:0006072 - glycerol-3-phosphate metabolic process [Evidence IEA]), with protein MRNPFDMSEIDNALEEQQLQPQVDIHAYQTYDGNRSLLQDENRRPDDLKNRFIGAIDQGTTSSRFIIFDCTGVPVAKYQVEFHQIHELPGWHEQDPLEMVDSVFTCIEEAMNTFLALGHSASDIEAIGITSQRETTLCWDWETGEPLHNAIAWPDTRTKNLVRELKERPGAEDLVKLCGLPLSTYPSSVTLVWMLENLPEVKKAYDEGRLAFGTVDTWLLYNLNGGPESNLLVTDVSNASRTMFMNLETLDYDDRLLNFFGIDRNKIRLPKIIPSSDRDGFGCVHSGPLDGVPITSCMGDQSSALVGHCAFTPGMAKNTYGTGCFLLYNVGDKPVVSNHGLLATVGFQMGKERKPVYALEGSVAVAGSGVSFLMNNLGFFRDSRKVSDLAGSVPDSGGCVFVTAFSGLFAPYWIDDARGTIFGITQHTQRGHIARATMEAACYQTKAILDAMEKDSGHKLADLAVDGGMSNSDICMQTQADLIQMPVQRPSMHETTALGAAIAAGFAIDIWKDYSELKEMDRANRTTFTPHISEAQSARLYKRWTKAVDMARGWMNPVDGE; from the exons ATGAGAAACCCCTTTGACATGTCGGAAATCGACAATGCTCTCGAAGAGCAACAACTCCAGCCCCAAGTCGATATCCACGCCTACCAGACCTACGACGGCAATCGCTCTCTACTGCAAGATGAAAACCGTCGCCCCGATGATCTTAAAAACCGTTTCATCGGTGCTATCGACCAGGGTACCACCAGCTCTCGTTTTATCATCTTCGATTGTACTGGTGTGCCCGTGGCCAAATATCAGGTTGAATTCCACCAGATCCACGAGCTCCCTGG CTGGCATGAACAGGATCCCCTCGAAATGGTCGACTCCGTCTTCACCTGTATCGAAGAAGCCATGAACACCTTCCTCGCCCTGGGTCACTCCGCCTCCGACATCGAAGCCATCGGGATTACCAGTCAGCGGGAGACCACACTATGCTGGGATTGGGAAACCGGTGAGCCCTTGCATAATGCCATCGCTTGGCCCGATACCCGAACAAAGAACCTCGTTCGCGAGCTCAAGGAAAGGCCCGGGGCTGAAGATCTCGTCAAGCTCTGTGGATTGCCCCTCTCCACCTACCCCTCCTCTGTTACATTAGTCTGGATGCTGGAAAACCTGCCCGAAGTCAAAAAGGCCTACGATGAGGGCCGTCTGGCTTTTGGTACCGTAGACACCTGGTTGCTCTACAACCTCAATGGCGGTCCCGAGAGCAACCTTCTAGTCACTGACGTCAGCAATGCCTCTCGGACTATGTTCATGAACCTTGAGACCCTTGACTATGATGACCGCCTCCTCAACTTCTTTGGCATCGATCGCAACAAGATCCGTCTTCCCAAGATCATCCCTTCCTCCGACCGCGATGGCTTTGGCTGTGTCCACTCCGGTCCCTTGGACGGTGTCCCCATCACTAGCTGTATGGGTGACCAGTCCTCCGCCCTGGTTGGCCATTGTGCCTTCACACCCGGTATGGCCAAGAACACCTATGGTACCGGTTGTTTCTTGCTTTACAACGTCGGTGACAAGCCCGTCGTCTCGAACCATGGTCTGCTCGCCACAGTCGGTTTCCAGATGGGCAAGGAACGCAAGCCTGTCTATGCCCTCGAGGGTAGCGTTGCCGTCGCCGGCAGTGGTGTCTCCTTCCTGATGAACAACTTGGGTTTCTTCCGTGATTCGCGCAAGGTCAGTGATCTGGCTGGCAGCGTTCCGGACAGCGGTGGTTGTGTCTTTGTCACGGCCTTTAGTGGTCTCTTCGCCCCGTACTGGATTGATGATGCGCGTGGAACTATCT TCGGTATTACACAACATACTCAGCGCGGCCACATTGCCCGTGCGACAATGGAAGCCGCTTGCTACCAGACAAAGGCCATTCTCGATGCGATGGAAAAGGACAGTGGGCATAAGTTGGCCGATCTGGCCGTGGACGGTGGTATGAGTAACTCGGATATCTGTATGCAG ACCCAAGCCGATCTTATTCAAATGCCCGTGCAACGTCCCTCGATGCACGAAACCACGGCTCTGGGCGCCGCCATTGCGGCTGGATTCGCCATTGACATCTGGAAGGACTACTCGGAACTCAAGGAAATGGACCGTGCCAACCGGACAACCTTTACCCCGCACATTTCCGAAGCCCAGAGTGCGCGACTGTACAAGCGCTGGACCAAAGCGGTCGACATGGCGCGTGGTTGGATGAACCCCGTGGACGGTGAATAG
- a CDS encoding DUF3429 domain-containing protein (COG:S;~EggNog:ENOG410PNM5;~InterPro:IPR021836;~PFAM:PF11911;~TransMembrane:5 (i109-132o163-182i194-211o217-234i246-265o)) produces the protein MLYRTAAARSALRALSSSNASVARSTVTNNVFKAQLTSSARYPARPMPSPTMALAARKPVTTALIRHVSSASGSSNSPEEEDPDMMAGMKSDAKVIKDTFSLEGVPKEAMYLGMAGVIPYLATSLQTVYLSYEINRANTTGDGLLFSGDTAELLLHLLEPVQVGYGAVILSFLGAIHWGLEWAAYGGKVGYKRYAAGVVAPAVAWPTLLLLPVEHALISQFLAFTFLYYSDARAAARGHAPSWYGMYRFVLTFVVGASIVATLIGREQIVNTISSEHSIKDKINALLFLQKKEKEEAEARRRAELGQEEEE, from the exons ATGCTCTACAGAACCGCCGCTGCTCGCTCTGCCCTCAGGGCCCTCTCGAGCTCCAATGCCTCGGTGGCTCGCTCGACTGTCACCAACAATGTGTTCAAGGCGCAGTTGACGTCCTCTGCGCGTTATCCCGCTCGGCCGATGCCGTCGCCCACCATGGCCCTGGCTGCTCGCAAGCCTGTGACCACTGCGCTTATCCGCCACGTTTCTTCTGCTTCCGGGAGCAGTAAC AGCCCGGAAGAGGAGGACCCCGACATGATGGCTGGTATGAAGTCCGATGCG AAAGTCATCAAGGACACCTTCAGCCTTGAGGGCGTTCCCAAGGAGGCCATGTACCTCGGCATGGCTGGTGTGATCCCCTACCTTGCTACCTCTCTCCAGACCGTCTACCTCTCGTACGAAATCAACCGGGCCAACACCACCGGTGACGGTCTTCTCTTCTCCGGTGACACCGCTGAGTTGTTGCTGCACTTGCTCGAGCCTGTCCAGGTCGGCTACGGTGCTGTG ATCCTCTCGTTCCTCGGAGCCATCCACTGGGGACTTGAGTGGGCCGCCTATGGCGGCAAGGTCGGCTACAAGCGCTATGCGGCCGGTGTTGTGGCACCTGCCGTGGCCTGGCCgactctgctgctgctccccGTTGAGCACGCACTGATCAGCCAGTTCCTTGCGTTCACCTTCCTGTACTACAGCGACGCCCGTGCTGCGGCACGTGGCCACGCTCCCTCGTGGTACGGCATGTACCGGTTTGTACTGACCTTTGTGGTTGGCGCTAGCATCGTGGCCACTCTGATTGGCCGTGAGCAGATCGTCAACACCATCTCCTCGGAGCACAGCATCAAGGACAAGATCAACGCTCTTCTGTTCCtgcagaagaaggagaaggaggaggctGAGGCCCGCCGCCGGGCTGAGCTTGGtcaggaggaggaagagtaA
- a CDS encoding uncharacterized protein (COG:S;~EggNog:ENOG410PNSY) — MNTTVFLQKDYGRDSVISWPLGYIFASLSMPTKIILLMGAPTFKSLQWDEDNLLNAPVSPFHGSDSHLQEAWPFSDDHPVKWRLLQEVPALEQAHDTKLEPNCNTMFFTTEGLTDTAGKDSVLSQFYDHSFAVHETSEISLPMSFSQNSSLQESGLWVDSTMTSSASGFSSKQDSSGQPSFIPIQGQVGDLQDIPSASYLRSIVPQTMTVNLIVGIITIHPPRRVITWQWKREVDIVEMVVGDETRSGFGVTFWVPPESGHTDNNNSNNDGLGRSLAGLRPRDIVLLRMVGLSSFRERVYGQSLRKGVTQIDLLHRQRLDATDAGGIYGLRRLLDTGRDGEDLVVVKARRVREWIQRFVLAPEPAGGDEAGGIHRMKRGQTLPPDTPEIV; from the coding sequence ATGAACACTACGGTCTTCCTACAAAAGGATTACGGAAGAGACTCAGTCATTTCATGGCCTCTCGGCTATATATTTGCTTCCCTAAGCATGCCCACTAAGATCATTCTTCTCATGGGAGCTCCCACATTCAAAAGTCTGCAGTGGGATGAAGACAATCTCCTCAATGCCCCAGTATCTCCATTCCATGGCTCCGACAGCCATCTTCAGGAAGCCTGGCCTTTTTCAGACGACCATCCGGTGAAATGGCGCCTGTTGCAGGAAGTCCCTGCATTGGAACAAGCACATGATACTAAATTGGAACCAAATTGCAATACGATGTTTTTCACAACGGAAGGTCTTACAGACACAGCGGGGAAGGATTCGGTGCTCTCACAGTTCTATGATCATTCCTTTGCCGTCCATGAGACCTCTGAAATTTCTTTACCAATGTCTTTCTCCCAGAACTCTTCTCTCCAAGAGAGTGGCCTCTGGGTAGACAGTACCATGACTTCTAGCGCTTCGGGTTTCAGTAGTAAGCAAGACAGTTCGGGACAACCATCTTTTATACCCATCCAGGGACAAGTTGGTGATCTCCAGGATATCCCCAGTGCAAGCTATCTACGTTCCATTGTACCCCAGACCATGACAGTGAATCTCATTGTGGGAATAATCACAATCCACCCACCTCGTCGCGTGATTACCTGGCAATGGAAACGAGAAGTGGACATTGTCGAAATGGTGGTCGGGGATGAAACACGCAGTGGCTTTGGTGTCACATTCTGGGTTCCTCCCGAATCCGGGCATACTGACAATAACAATAGCAACAATGACGGGCTGGGACGATCTCTGGCTGGGCTGCGACCGCGTGATATTGTACTTCTCCGCATGGTCGGATTGAGTTCATTCCGGGAACGGGTGTACGGACAAAGCCTACGCAAGGGGGTTACCCAAATCGATCTGCTCCACCGTCAACGGTTAGATGCTACAGACGCGGGAGGGATCTATGGCCTGCGCCGTCTGCTTGATACCGGCCGCGACGGGGAAGACCTGGTGGTGGTCAAGGCCCGCCGCGTGCGGGAGTGGATCCAACGCTTTGTATTGGCACCGGAACCAGCAGGCGGTGATGAGGCTGGGGGGATACATCGCATGAAACGTGGCCAGACACTGCCTCCGGATACGCCAGAAATCGTATAA
- a CDS encoding uncharacterized protein (COG:S;~EggNog:ENOG410PWEH), translated as MVTTIIDWQSASIEPAFWYCDEIPDFATGDEIHTKAFNLCSQFHTLALSGQMMDENLFRPFIHSYQTWKDCAVALPHELLETAQRWKHLEFAGGYPFISPLSKELVDHEKKYRLFVAAPRSQAGPVGLASRCN; from the coding sequence ATGGTCACAACCATCATCGACTGGCAGTCTGCTAGCATTGAACCGGCGTTCTGGTATTGCGACGAGATACCCGACTTTGCAACAGGGGACGAGATCCACACTAAAGCTTTCAATCTCTGCTCTCAATTCCACACACTTGCTCTCTCCGGACAGATGATGGACGAAAACCTCTTTCGGCCGTTTATCCACAGCTACCAAACGTGGAAGGATTGTGCTGTAGCCCTTCCTCACGAGTTGCTTGAGACTGCTCAACGTTGGAAACATTTGGAGTTTGCAGGAGGATATCCGTTCATCTCTCCTTTGTCGAAGGAGCTCGTAGATCATGAGAAGAAGTATAGGCTCTTCGTAGCGGCGCCAAGGTCTCAGGCGGGACCTGTCGGGCTTGCTTCACGCTGCAACTGA